The following nucleotide sequence is from Natronosalvus caseinilyticus.
GTACTTGAGCAGGCTGGTCAGCTTCTCGCCGTAGCGCCCGAGTTCCTTCTGGATCAGGCCGCGGAACTGGGCCGTGGCGTTCATCTCGACGACCATCGCCTGGTCGACGCTCTCGATGAACTCGGTGAGTTCGGCCTCGGGGAACGGCATCATGTCGGAGACGCCGACGGCCTTGACCGAGTGACCCTGCTCGTTCAGGCGCTCGGTCGCCTCGAGGACGGCGCCCTGGGCCGATCCCCAGGTGATGATACCGAAGTCGGCCGACTCGTCGCCCGCGTACGTCTGGTTCGAGTCGTGTTCCTCGTCGAGTTCGGCGCGGATGGCCTCGAGCTTCTCGAGCCGGCGGTCCATCTGGAAGACGCGGTTGTCGGGGTCCTCCGAGATGTGGCCGGCTGGCGTGTGCTCGTTCCCGGTCGCCAGGAAGCGCCCGCCTTTCTGGCCGGGCAGCGAGCGCGGACTGACGCCGTTTTCGACGTCATGCTGGAACCGGTGGAACTTCCCGGACTCGTCGTGCGGGAGATCCTCGAGTTCGTCCTCGGTGAGCGTCGAACCCAGCGACGGGTCGGGCTCGCGGTCGAGGAAGCTGACGGCGACGTTCTCGTTCTCCCCGCTCAGCTTCTGGTCGTAGATGATGATCGTCGGGATCTGGTACTCGTAGGCGACGTGGAACGCCAGGCGCGTCTGCTCGTAGGCCTCCTCGATGTTACCAGGTGCGAAGACGACGCGCGCGGAGTCACCCTGGCTCGTGTAGAGGGTAAACTCGAGGTCGCCCTGCTCGGGTTTGGTGGGCATCCCCGTCGAGGGGCCGGCCCGCATCGACTCGAGCAACACGATCGGCGTCTCGGTCATCTCCGCGAGGCCGAGGGGTTCGCTCATGAGAGCGAATCCGCCGCCGGACGAGCCGGACATGGCCTTCACGCCGGCGTGGCTCGCGCCCACGGCGAGGGCCGCAGCCGCGATCTCGTCTTCGACCTGCTCGGAGATCCCGCCCATGTCGGGCAGGTTCTGGGACATGATGGTGAAGACGTCCGTCCACGGCGTCATCGGGTAGCCGGCAATGAACCGGCAGCCGGAGTCGATGGCACCGTAGGCGATGGCGTTCGAGCCCGAGAGCAACGCCTGCTCGTCCTCGTGGTCGCCCTCCGGGATGCGGAGGTCGTGCTCGAAGTCGTACTCCTCCGTGACCATGTCGTGGGCGTCGTGGAGGATCTCGAGGTTCGGCTCGAGGATCTTCTCGGGCATGGCGTCGCGCATCAGGTCCTCGATGTGCTCGAGGTCCATCTCCAGCAGCGCCGCCGTGACGCCGACGCCTGCCGTGTTGCGCATGACCTCGCGGCCGTGCTCTTTGGCCATCGCTCGAAGGTCGATCGGGAAGACGTGCCAGTCGTTCTCCTCGGCACGCTCCTCGAGGTCGAGTTCGGAAACATCGTCCTCAGAGAGCAGCCCCGAGTCGTAGACGATGATCCCGCCCTCGTTGAGTTCGTCCAGGTTCTCCGAGAGGGGCTTGATCTCCTCGTTGCCGTAGTAGGCGCCTTCCTTCGGGTTCCGGGCGAAGGAGTCACCGAGTGCGAGGAGGAAGTTGTACCCGTCCCCCCGAGACTGTACCTTGTGCCCCGCCGCGCGGATCTCGACATAGGTGTGGCCACCGCGAATCCGAGACGGATAGTGGCGGTGGGTAAATACGTCGAGGCCCGACCGCATGAGGGCCTTCGCGAAGTTCTGACTCGTCGAGTCGATCCCGTCTCCGGAACCGCCTGCGATTCGCCAGATAAGTTCATGGTCGCTCATGGTGGATAAGCGGCCTCGGTGGCCAGCAGTATGCGGAATTTTGCTCCACCGAACCTAAAGCCTTTGCTATAGATTACCAAGAAACTTTCGTGAAGAATGAGGGTCCGGGCAGGATTTCGTGCCCATTTCCGGCTGTACGTACGGAAAACGCGTTTAAAATTGTAGACAGGTACCAGTCATATCGAGGGTCGAGGGTGACCACTACGAGGCGAAACGGCTGATCACGCCCCGCTCCCGAACGCCCTGGTCGCCACTTCGTCGTAGAGAACCGTCGACGGGGGCTCCGAGAACCAGCCGACGTCAGCAATCTCGCCGTCTCGAGCACGTAGTTCGCCGCCGGCGTATTCGCCGGCGAATATTACGATCAGGTCGTAAATCGGTGGATAATCGGCATCTATCGGACGATGTTCGATCACGTGCACCTCAAGCACCCCCGTGAGCTCACACTCGACGCCCGTCTCTTCCCGAAGTTCCCGACGGCCGGCCTCTCGGTAGGTTTCCTCGGCTTCACGCTTGCCGCCGGGGTCTCCCCAGCCCTCGTCTCCCTCGTTCCGTACCAGCAGCACCGCCCCGTCGACGTTCGTCAACCAGACGCCCGCGCCACCGAGTGCACCCTCCTCGGCCCGCCCGCGCAGGCGTCGATACTGGTCGAGTGCATGCTCCCACGTCTTGTCGACCGTGTCGAACTCGCCGTACTCGCCCCGCAGGTCGGCAATCGACGACTCGACTCGGCTCCTGGTTCGTTCGGTGACGGGAGCGACCATCTCGCGATACTGATGGTGGCGGCCAGTTAGCGATTTCGCTCGAGTGATAGGCGATGAACGAGGACGAGTACGAGTACAAGTGCAAGTACAAGTGCAAACGTGAGCGAAGGCGGACGCAGGACGCGTCACTCGTTGCGCGGATTGCTCGGGTGGTAGTCGGTGTCATACTCGCCGGGCGTTCCATCTACCCGGTCGGGGTTGATCCGGCCCGAGAGCAACGTGAAGTCCACGAGCGTGAGCGCGAGCATCGCCTCGACGACCGGTACCCCACGCGGCGGCAACACGGGGTCGTGACGCCCGATGACCTGGGCGTCCTCGACGACCTCGCCGGTCTCCCAGTCGACGGTCTGCTGGGGCGACGGAATCGAGGTGGGTGCGTGGAGGGTGACCTCGCCGTAGATTGGTTCGCCGCTCGAGATACCGCCCTGGATGCCGCCGTGGTCGTTTTCGACGGGCGTCGGGTTTCCGTCGTCGCCGAACTCCCAGTCGTCGTTTCGCTCCGTCCCCGAATATTCGCGGGCCTCCCGACCCAGCCCGAACTCGAAGGCCGTCGTCGCCGGAATCGCCATCATCGCCTGGCCCAGCCGAGCGGAGAGGGAGTCGAACCGCGGGGCGCCAAGCCCGACGGGGACGCCTCGAGCCTCGAAGTAGATGCTCCCGCCGATGGAGTCGCCCGCCTCCTGGTACTCCTCGATCAGGTCCTGCATCGCCGCGGCGGTTTCGGGGTGGGCACACCGCACGTCGTTCTCCTCGCTGTGCTCGAGCAGATCTTCGAAACTGACCTCGGGCGCCTCGACGTCCCCGATCTGGTTGACGTGGGCCTTGAGTTCGATCCCCTCGCGTGCGAGCAGTTTCTTCGCGACCGCGCCGGCGGCGACCCAGTTCACGGTCTCGCGCGCGGACGAGCGCCCGCCGCCGCCCCAGTTGCGCGTGCCGAACTTCGCGGAGTAGGTGAAGTCGCCGTGGGAGGGGCGTGGTGCGGTGATGAAGGGTTCGTACTTCCCCGAGCGGGCGTCCTTGTTCTCGATGACGAGGCCGATGGGCGTTCCGGTGGTGTAGCCGTCCTGGATCCCGGACTTAATCGAGACCGAGTCGGGTTCGCCGCGGCTGGTCGTGATCATCGACTGACCGGGTTTTCGCCGGTCGAGGTCCGCCTGAATGTCGTCCTCGGTCAGCTCGAGGCCCGCGGGACAGCCGGAGATCGTACACCCCATCGCCTCGCCGTGGCTCTCCCCGAAGGTCGTCACCTGGAAGAGGCGACCGAAGCGGTTGCCGTTCATGGCTGGCTCTCCGTGACGGGCGTACTTATCGGTGCAGGATTGTGCAAGAAGGGGCGATATCGATGGTTGCTGCAGCCTAGCTGATCGGTTGGTCGAGAGCGGTGATACGGAGCGCTCGAGCCTCGAGCCTCGGGTTTTGAGTTACCCGTCGTACGCCGGAATCCCCGTCAGGTCGTGGCCCAGCACGAGCGTGTGGATGTCGTGAGTCCCCTCGTAGGTGTAGACCGTCTCCATGTTCGCGAGGTGGCGCATCGGCGAGTAGTCCGTCGTGATACCGTTCCCGCCGAGCATCTCGCGGGCCACCCGCGACTGCTCGCGGGCCATCCGGACGTTGTTGCGCTTGGCCATCGAGACGTGTTGCGGACGCAGGTCCCCCCGCTCCTTGAGTTTGGCCAGCCGGTAGGCGAGCAACTGTGCGAGCGTAATCTGGGTCGCCATCTCCGCTAACTTGTCTTGCTGAAGCTGGAAGCGACCGATCGGCCCGCCGAACTGCTCGCGGTCGGTCGCGTACCGGCGCGCGGTCTCGAAGCAATCCCGCGCCGCGCCGACGGCACCCCAGGCGATGCCGTAGCGGGCCTGGGTCAGACACGACAGCGGTCCCTTCATGCCCTCGACGCCCGGCAGGACGTTCTCCTCGGGTACGCGAACGTCGTTCAGGCCGATCTCACCCGTGATCGACGCCCGCAGGGAGAGCTTCTCGGTGATCTTGTTCGTCGAGACGCCGTCTCGGTCGGTCTCGACCAGGAACCCGCGGACCGCGTCGCCGCCCGTCTCGTCGCTCGAGCGATCCTTCGCCCAGACGACCGCCACGTCCGCGATGGGGGAGTTGGTGATCCAGGTCTTCGAGCCGTTGAGCACGTAGCCGTCGGCGTCCTTCTCGGCGCGGGTCTCCATGCCCGAGGGGTTCGAGCCGTGTTCGGGCTCCGTGAGGCCGAAACAGCCGACAGCTTCCCCGGCCCCGAGTTTGGGGAGCCACTCCTCTTTCTGTGCTTCGCTCCCATAGGCGTGGATCGGGTACATGACCAGGGCGCCTTGGACGGAGGCCATCGACCGAAGCCCGGAGTCGCACGCCTCGAGTTCCTGCATCAACAGTCCGTAGGCGGTCTCGGAGACGTTCGGGGAGCCGTACCCCTCGAGGTTCGGAGCGTAAAAGCCCATCTCGCCCATCTCCGGGATAAGATCGGTGGGGAAGGTCCCGTTCTCGAAGTGGTCGCCGATATCGGGCGCAACTTCTGTTTCGAGGAACTCGCGGGCAGTATCGCGGATCAGGCGTTCTTCCGCCTCGAGATCGGCCTCGAGGGAGAGGTAATCGAGCATGGGTGTACGTCCGCGAGAGGGCGTGAAAAGAACTCCTATCTCGTCGCAAGTATTGCCTCACCTCCCGCTACCTCTCATGACATGCAGTACTTACACGTCGGTCCAGCACGGATCGGCTGCCATGACATCCCAGCTGGCGGACTCGATACGCTCGTCCGCCGCCGTCGAGCCGCGAGACCTCGAGGCCCTCGCCGACGGAATCGAGGCGAGCGGCGAGACGTCCATTCCAGTTCGCGCACCCGCGACCGACGAAGTCGTGGGCCGCGTTCCAGCCTGTTCCGAGGCCGACGTCGAATCTGCTGTCGACCGTGCCCGTACGGCTCAGTCCGAGTGGGCTGATCGCGAGCCAAAAGCCAGGGCCGCCGTCCTCGACCGCTTCGCCGACCTCGTCCTCGAGCGACGCGAGCGACTGCTCGACCGGGTCCAGCTCGAAACCGGCAAGTCCCGCGTGGACGCCGCCGAGGAGGTGCTCGACGTCCCCGCGACAGCCACCTACTATGCGACTCGAGGGCCAGACATGCTCGCCGACGAGTCGCGCGACGGTGTATTCCCGCTGCTGACCGACGCGCGCGTGACCCACGATCCGGTCGGCGTCGTCGGCGTCATCTCGCCGTGGAACTACCCGCTGACGCTCGCGATTACCGACGCCATCCCGGCGCTGCTCGCGGGTAACGGCGTCGTCCTCAAGCCCGATCAGAAGACGCCGTTCGTCGCCCTCGAGCTGGCCGCTTTGCTCGAGGAAGCCGGCCTCCCACCGGGCGTCTTCGAGGTCGTCACCGGCGAGGGATCGACCGTCGGCCCCGCGCTGATCGACCGCGTGGACTACCTGTCGTTTACCGGGAGCACCGCCACCGGGCGTAGCGTCGCCGAGCGTGCAGGCCGGAACCTGATCGACTGCTCGCTCGAACTCGGCGGGAAGAATCCGATGGTCGTCCTCGCCGACGCCGACCCCGAGACGGCCGCTCGAGGGGCCGTCCAGGGCTGTTTCACGAACGCCGGGCAACTCTGTCTCGCGATGGAGCGAATCTACGTCGAGGCGCCCGTCTACGAGAACTTCCTCGACGCCTTCGTCCGCGAGACGCACGCGCTCTCGCTCGGAACGGCTCTCGAGTACGGCCCCGACGTGGGCTCGCTGATCGACGGCTACCAGCTCGAGCGCGTCGAGGGACACGTCGCGGACGCCCTCGAACGCGGGGCGTCCGTCCTGACGGGCGGCCGTGCCCGACCCGACGTGGGCCCCTTCTGCTACGAACCGACGATTCTGACCGACGTGGCGCCCGACTCGCTGGCGGCCTGCGAGGAGACGTTCGGCCCCGTCGTCTCCGTCGAGCCGGTTCCGTCCGTCGGCCGGGCAATCGAGGCCGCCAACGAGACTGAGTACGGCCTGAACGCGAGCATCTGGACCGGCGACCGACGGCGCGGGATCGAACTCGCCCGCGAGATCGACGCCGGAACCGTGTGCGTCAACGACGCCTACGTCTCTGGCTGGGCGGCCACCGACGCGCCGATGGGCGGCGTCGGGGACTCCGGGCTGGGCCGTCGCCACGGCCCCGAGGGCCTCAAGCGGTATCTCGAAGCGAAGACCATCGCCTCCTCGCGCGTCGGCCCGGCGTGGAACCCACCCGGCGTGCCCGATCGCTGGTTCGTTCGCGGGATGGTCGGCGCCCTGGGCGTCCGAAAGCGACTCTCGAGGTGGTTCCGATGACCGACGCCGACCCGCGAGTCCTCCTGACCGGTTTTCCCGGTTTTCTCGGCTCCGCGTTGCTCGAGCGGTTGCTCGCTCGCGGCGACGGGCCGGTCGCCTGCCTGATCCAGCCCCACTACAGATCGCTCGCCGAACGACGGGCCGCGGAACTGGTCGAAGCGGTGGACGGCATCGACGCATCGTCGGGGCCGATTCGACTGTACGAGGGCGACATCACCGAACCCGACCTCGGCCTCGAGACCGGGGCGTTCGACGCACTCGAGTCCGTTCGCGAGTGCTACCACCTCGCAGCCGTCTACGACCTCGGCGTCCGACAAGACCTGGCCGAGGCCGTCAACGTTCGCGGGACCGAACACGTCCTCGACGCGGCCGAAACGCTGGACGTCGATCGCTTCCAGTACGTCAGCACCTGCTACGTCAGCGGCCGCTACGACGGCGTCTTCACCGAAGCTCACCTCGAAGAGGGTCAGTCGTTCAACAACCACTACGAGGAGACCAAGTACCGCGCGGAGGTGCTAGTTCAGGAGCGGATGGCCGAGGGGCTTCCGACGACGGTCTACCGGCCGTCGATCGTCGTCGGCGACAGCGAAACCGGCGAGACGGGGAAGTACGACGGCCCGTATTATCTGCTCCGCATTTTGGCCGCACAGCCGACGGCGTGCTCGGTCGGCCTGACGCTCCCGGCCTCGAGTCGAACGGAATTCAACGTCGTCCCGCGGGATTTCGTCGTCGACGCCATCGCCCACCTCAGCGCCCACGACGACGCCGTCGGCGAGGTGTACCAGCTCTGCGATCCGACTCCGCTGACGGTGCCCGCATTCGTGGACGCGCTCGCGGACGCGATGGGGCACCGCGTGATCTCGCCGCTGGTTCCGAAGCCAGTCGCCAGAGGGATGCTCGCGGGATTCGAGTCGCTGGGCCTACCCGCGGAACCGGCGACGATCGATTACTTCGATCACCCGACGAGTTACGCGTGTCCGAACACGCGCCGGGCGCTCGCGGGGACGGAACTCGAGTGTCCGCCGTTCGAATCCTACGTCGAGCGACTGGTCGAGTTCGCGCTCGAGCACCCCGAGATCGGCGACGAAGCGATGGTGTGACCGTTTCGCGGTGACGGAGAAAACGGTCGGGCACGGTCGTACGCCGTAGAAAGACCTGCTGAGCGTTTCTCGTCCCGGATCCGAGCCCTACGCGTCCTCGAGTTGCCCCCTCGCCTCGAACGTTCGTCCGTCGAATTCGACCGTTCGCACTTCCCCTTCTTCGTAGCCGAAGGGCCCCAGGGCAGTCCCGCGATCGGTTCGCACGCGAACGCGCTCGATTCCGTCACGGTCCTCGTCGAAAAAGAGCGGCAGGGCATTCCGGAACGCCCGGAAGGGACGCCGTGGAAGCTGTTCGGGAATCAGTCGATCCTCGGCCTTCGCGTCGACGCGCGTCACGGTGAACGTCGCCGGTTTCCGGGCGTCCGCGTAGTTCGGGAGCGTGACGACGGCCTCCTCCCAGCCGTCTTCGACGTCGGCGTCTGCTTCGAGACCCACGTCAAGGTCCGGCGCCTCGAGGTCGAACATCGCGGCATGGGTCTCCTCGTCGAGGCTGTAGCCGACGGAGTACGCGTACCGACCGCCGCCGAGGTGACCGACGGTCCGACTTCCCTCGCACGGCACGGGATCGCCGTGGTAACACTGCAGGGTCGTCTCGTCGACTGCGCCGGGACCCCGCGTCGCGTACGGTGCGTTCCAGGCCCACGGGTACACCGGCAGCCACTCGCCGTCGACCGACTTGTACAGTCGCCACTGGTACGGATTGCCACCCATCGCCTCGCGACTGTGGTTGACCAGCGTGAACTCGAGTTTGCCGGGCGCTTCGATGCGTTCCGTGTCGGGTTCGAGGGAGGCTTCGGTTGTCGGGGTCGCCTCGTGGTACCA
It contains:
- a CDS encoding NUDIX hydrolase; translation: MVAPVTERTRSRVESSIADLRGEYGEFDTVDKTWEHALDQYRRLRGRAEEGALGGAGVWLTNVDGAVLLVRNEGDEGWGDPGGKREAEETYREAGRRELREETGVECELTGVLEVHVIEHRPIDADYPPIYDLIVIFAGEYAGGELRARDGEIADVGWFSEPPSTVLYDEVATRAFGSGA
- a CDS encoding SDR family oxidoreductase → MTDADPRVLLTGFPGFLGSALLERLLARGDGPVACLIQPHYRSLAERRAAELVEAVDGIDASSGPIRLYEGDITEPDLGLETGAFDALESVRECYHLAAVYDLGVRQDLAEAVNVRGTEHVLDAAETLDVDRFQYVSTCYVSGRYDGVFTEAHLEEGQSFNNHYEETKYRAEVLVQERMAEGLPTTVYRPSIVVGDSETGETGKYDGPYYLLRILAAQPTACSVGLTLPASSRTEFNVVPRDFVVDAIAHLSAHDDAVGEVYQLCDPTPLTVPAFVDALADAMGHRVISPLVPKPVARGMLAGFESLGLPAEPATIDYFDHPTSYACPNTRRALAGTELECPPFESYVERLVEFALEHPEIGDEAMV
- a CDS encoding 2-oxoacid:acceptor oxidoreductase subunit alpha, translating into MSDHELIWRIAGGSGDGIDSTSQNFAKALMRSGLDVFTHRHYPSRIRGGHTYVEIRAAGHKVQSRGDGYNFLLALGDSFARNPKEGAYYGNEEIKPLSENLDELNEGGIIVYDSGLLSEDDVSELDLEERAEENDWHVFPIDLRAMAKEHGREVMRNTAGVGVTAALLEMDLEHIEDLMRDAMPEKILEPNLEILHDAHDMVTEEYDFEHDLRIPEGDHEDEQALLSGSNAIAYGAIDSGCRFIAGYPMTPWTDVFTIMSQNLPDMGGISEQVEDEIAAAALAVGASHAGVKAMSGSSGGGFALMSEPLGLAEMTETPIVLLESMRAGPSTGMPTKPEQGDLEFTLYTSQGDSARVVFAPGNIEEAYEQTRLAFHVAYEYQIPTIIIYDQKLSGENENVAVSFLDREPDPSLGSTLTEDELEDLPHDESGKFHRFQHDVENGVSPRSLPGQKGGRFLATGNEHTPAGHISEDPDNRVFQMDRRLEKLEAIRAELDEEHDSNQTYAGDESADFGIITWGSAQGAVLEATERLNEQGHSVKAVGVSDMMPFPEAELTEFIESVDQAMVVEMNATAQFRGLIQKELGRYGEKLTSLLKYNGNPFEPADIVEGYELNVDGSDAEPDAQVRIEPAAGD
- a CDS encoding succinic semialdehyde dehydrogenase, giving the protein MTSQLADSIRSSAAVEPRDLEALADGIEASGETSIPVRAPATDEVVGRVPACSEADVESAVDRARTAQSEWADREPKARAAVLDRFADLVLERRERLLDRVQLETGKSRVDAAEEVLDVPATATYYATRGPDMLADESRDGVFPLLTDARVTHDPVGVVGVISPWNYPLTLAITDAIPALLAGNGVVLKPDQKTPFVALELAALLEEAGLPPGVFEVVTGEGSTVGPALIDRVDYLSFTGSTATGRSVAERAGRNLIDCSLELGGKNPMVVLADADPETAARGAVQGCFTNAGQLCLAMERIYVEAPVYENFLDAFVRETHALSLGTALEYGPDVGSLIDGYQLERVEGHVADALERGASVLTGGRARPDVGPFCYEPTILTDVAPDSLAACEETFGPVVSVEPVPSVGRAIEAANETEYGLNASIWTGDRRRGIELAREIDAGTVCVNDAYVSGWAATDAPMGGVGDSGLGRRHGPEGLKRYLEAKTIASSRVGPAWNPPGVPDRWFVRGMVGALGVRKRLSRWFR
- a CDS encoding acyl-CoA dehydrogenase family protein gives rise to the protein MLDYLSLEADLEAEERLIRDTAREFLETEVAPDIGDHFENGTFPTDLIPEMGEMGFYAPNLEGYGSPNVSETAYGLLMQELEACDSGLRSMASVQGALVMYPIHAYGSEAQKEEWLPKLGAGEAVGCFGLTEPEHGSNPSGMETRAEKDADGYVLNGSKTWITNSPIADVAVVWAKDRSSDETGGDAVRGFLVETDRDGVSTNKITEKLSLRASITGEIGLNDVRVPEENVLPGVEGMKGPLSCLTQARYGIAWGAVGAARDCFETARRYATDREQFGGPIGRFQLQQDKLAEMATQITLAQLLAYRLAKLKERGDLRPQHVSMAKRNNVRMAREQSRVAREMLGGNGITTDYSPMRHLANMETVYTYEGTHDIHTLVLGHDLTGIPAYDG
- the aroC gene encoding chorismate synthase → MNGNRFGRLFQVTTFGESHGEAMGCTISGCPAGLELTEDDIQADLDRRKPGQSMITTSRGEPDSVSIKSGIQDGYTTGTPIGLVIENKDARSGKYEPFITAPRPSHGDFTYSAKFGTRNWGGGGRSSARETVNWVAAGAVAKKLLAREGIELKAHVNQIGDVEAPEVSFEDLLEHSEENDVRCAHPETAAAMQDLIEEYQEAGDSIGGSIYFEARGVPVGLGAPRFDSLSARLGQAMMAIPATTAFEFGLGREAREYSGTERNDDWEFGDDGNPTPVENDHGGIQGGISSGEPIYGEVTLHAPTSIPSPQQTVDWETGEVVEDAQVIGRHDPVLPPRGVPVVEAMLALTLVDFTLLSGRINPDRVDGTPGEYDTDYHPSNPRNE